The DNA window CCCGAGTACCGCCCAGCGCTCACCCCGCCGCACCTGCATGCACAACTGGCGCAGCAACAGACGCGGGCCGATGCGCACATCCAGCCGGTCGGCGGCAAGCAGCGCGGTGGACGGATTCATCGCGGCTGCCGGATCAACAGCAGAATGAACACCGGCGCACCGATCAAGGCGGTGATGGCGCCGACCGGCAGTTCGTAAGGCATGGCCACGCCCCGCGCCAGGGAATCGGCCGCCACCACCAGCGCCGCGCCCACCAAGGGCACGGCCCAGCATTGCTGGCGCATGCGCACCACGCCGAACATGCGCAGCAAGTGCGGCACGACCAGGCCGACGAAGCCCACCGCGCCGGCTTCGGCCACCGCGGCGCCCGTGGCCACGGCGGCCAGCAGCACCAGCCCGAGGCGCAGGCGATGCACCGGCTCGCCGAGCAGCCAGGCATGCTCGCTGCCCAGCGCCAGCCGGTCGAACGCACGGCCCCATCCCGCCAGAATCGCAGCCAGCACGATGGCCACCAGGCACAGCCAGCGACCGAAGCGCGCACCCGACAAATCCCCCACCAGCCAGAACACCGCGCCGCGCAAACTCTGCTCCGGCACCAGCGCCAGCAGCAAGGTGGAGCCGGCGGCGAACACCGCCGAGAGCATGGCGCCGATCAGAATGAGCTGGGCCGGCGCCTCGTCATCCGGGCTGGCCATGGCGCGGCGGCCCAGCAGCAGCAACAGCCCCAGCGCCGCCAGCGCCCCGCCGACGCTGCCCAGCCAGAGCTGTCTGCCGAAAACCACCAGCATGGCAATGGCCCCCATGCCGGCACCTGCGGAGGCGCCGAGCACATAGGGGTCGGCCAGGGGGTTGCGCAGCACGAGTTGCATGGCCAGCCCGGCCAGCGCCAGCAAGGCTCCAGCCCCGGCACCGGCCAGCACGCGCGGAATGCGCAACTGCGCGATGATCGGCCAGTTCCAGCCGCCCGCGCCCACGCTCACGCCCAGCAGCACCGCCAGCACCAGCACACCGGCCGTCATGGCCAGCAAGCGGCCGCTGTGCGGCTCGATGCGGCGGCCGGTCAGTTCCGGGGCTTGGTCGATGGTGGGAGCGGACATGGGGAGAACGGCGTGAGCAGGACGGCATACCGCGTGGGTCAGGAACCCAGCGGTCGCCAGGTCAGACCCAGAAACACGCCAAAGGGTTCACGGTTGTAGCTGTAGGCCGTCTGATACTTCTTGTCGAACAGATTCTGCACCCGCGCATTCCAGCTCCACTGCGGCGTGATCGGGCCGCTGGCGGTGAGGTCGACGGTGGTGTAGGCGCCGAGGGTGGTCGGATTGCCGTTGGCATCGTTGTCCCAGCGCGGACCACTGTAATGCAGGGTTGCGCCATACAGCACATTGCCGATGGCGTGATTCACGCTGACATTGGCCAGGCTGCGCGCCCTTCGCTGCAATGTGGGATCGCCCGGCAAACTGGTGTTCACCGGCTGCTGCAGGGTCAGGTTGGCGTCATAGGCCCAGCCATGCCAGGCACCGCGACCCGTCAGTTCGAGGCCGCGGGTACGGCTGCTGGCGATGTTCTGGAAAGTGCTGGTGTTGTAGTCGTAGATCCACTGATCGGTCGCCTGGGTCTGGAACAGCGTGGCGCGCAGCACGTTCGGCCCCTGCGACCACTGCAGCCCGGCTTCGGCGGAATGGGCTTTCTCCGGCCGCAGCGCGGGGTTGCCGTAATACGGTGCGTACAGGTAGCCCAGCGGGGCGGCATTGAACGCGGTGGAGTAACTGGCAATCGCCTTGAAGCCGCCGCCCAGTTCATGCCCATAACCCAAATAACCCGTGTTCTGCCCCGAGTAGCCGCCGATGCTGTCGTGGCGCAGGTTCAACTGGATTTGATTGCCGCTGAACGCGCCATTCAAGCCGACGAACACCGCGTTGGCATTGCGGCTGGTGGCGTTGATGGAGCCGGTCAGCGACGTGATGGACTGGCGCTGCAGATCCAGCCCGGCTGTGGCTGTCCAGGCGCTGTCGAGTTGGACCACATTGCGCCAAAGCAGTTGCTGGGTACGGGTGCGGTAGTTGATGTCGTACGGATAAGCGCTGAAATTGTCCACGGTATTCGCAGTGGCTTGTTGCGACAGACTGAGGTGCGAGGTCCAGTTCGTCGCCAGTTGGTTGTCGCTGAACAGTTGATACAAAGACTGCGTGGTGCTGCTCAGGTTGGTATCCGTCGGGCTGGCGTAGGCGCCATAGCTGTCGTAACTTGCCCGGCCTTCGCTGCGAAACGCGCGCAGCCCCAGCGATTGCCCCGGCGTCAGCTCCTGCACGATCGAGCCGTTGATCGTGGTGTTGCGATAGCCGTTCGCATTGGGGTTGACATGGCTCTGCTGCTCCGGATTGATCGACGAAATGCCCTGCGTGGTGTAGCGGCTGATTCCTGCTTGCAACTGCGTCTTCCCCACTTCCCCGCTGGCGTTGGCCGAGACGGTTGCGGTGTTGCGGCTACCGGCGGTCACCGAGACCGAGGCCTGCGGAGTCTTCGCGCCCTTGCGCGTGGTGATGAGCACCACGCCGCCAATCGCCCCCGAGCCGTAGATGGCAGAGACGTTGCCGCGGATGATTTCGATGCGCTGGATCTGGTCGGTCGTGAAGTTGTTGAGATAGGACGTCCCGGTGGTGTCCTGCGCGTTGATCGGCACGCCATCGAGCAGCACCAGCACGTCGGTACCGCCAAAGCCGCGCACGAACACATTGCCGCTCTGTCCCGGCCCGCCATTGGACGTGACCTGCACACCCGCCGCCTGCTGCAGCAAAGTGGCGAGGTTCTGCACGCCCGACTCCTCGATCTGCTCGCGCGTGATCACGCTCACGCTGGGCAGCGCGCTGGACAAGGACTGTGGATAGCCGCTGGCCGACACCACCACGGGCGGCAGCGCCGTGGCCGCGGCTGCCGTTTGGGCATGTGCAGCATGGCCCGTCAGGAGCGCCAGGGCGAGTGCGCCGAGCATGGGCATGACGGGCGGCCGCAACGCCGGCGCGCGAGGGGCTGCGCAGGCCGCGCCGGGAGATGCGGCAAAGCACGAGGCGAAGGGCGAGGCGGGCAGGCGCAAATCGTGGCGCTGCTTCGTGGAACGATGGTTTTTCATGGGACTTCAGTCGATGGATAGCGGTTGCCGTGCTCCCCCGCACGGCTGACCGAAATCGAAAACCGCATCGCCCCGACATGAAGCCACGCAGGCCGTGGGCCTGCGCGACGCGCAAGGCCCTGGCACCCAGCCTGCCTCACCCCGGGCAGCGCTGCGGTTTTCGCCTGTTGGCCGGTATCCGGGCTGGTGGACCTTCCCGATGCGCCTTCCCAGTGCCTTTGCAGGCGACCAGTGGCTTGTTGCATCGGGACGGCAGGCTCGCGCCTGCGTCCACGTACCGTTGCGGGGGCAGCACAGGCTGGATGCGTGCGAAGCCGGCATCACCCTGTTTCCCGTTTAACCGCGCGACCACGAATGGCCGCGCAAGCACCAACAGCATCATGGTAGGGGAAGGCCGGGGGAGACCCCGGTTCATGCCGTTCGAGGAGGCGAATCCTGGCACTAGAATCCGCCGCATGAGCCCCCCAACGACGCCGACCGAGTTGCCTGCCTTGCTGGATGCCTTGAGCGACAAGGCCGACCGCTTGGTGCTGCGCCACGCCGAACTCAAACGCACCAATGCCTTGCTGGACGAACGCATTCGCCAACTCGAGGCCGAGCGCGATTCCTTGCGGGCTCGGCTGCATGAAGCGCGTGCGCGCGTCGACCATCTGCTGGCCCGGCTGGACCCCCTGGCGGGCGTGCCTGCGACCGACCCCTCGGCCTGAGCGCTGCCGCGCCCGCCTTCATCACCCCATTCCGCGAGATGCATCCATGAGCAGCGCCACCCTGGAAGTGAGCATCATGGGCCAGAGCTATGTGCTGGCCTGCCCGCAGGGCGAGGAGGACGCGCTCCGGCTCGCCGTCGCCGAAGTCGACCGCGAGATGTGCAGCATCCGCGAGCTGGGCAAGATACGCGCCCGCGAACGCA is part of the Thiomonas sp. X19 genome and encodes:
- a CDS encoding iron ABC transporter permease; protein product: MSAPTIDQAPELTGRRIEPHSGRLLAMTAGVLVLAVLLGVSVGAGGWNWPIIAQLRIPRVLAGAGAGALLALAGLAMQLVLRNPLADPYVLGASAGAGMGAIAMLVVFGRQLWLGSVGGALAALGLLLLLGRRAMASPDDEAPAQLILIGAMLSAVFAAGSTLLLALVPEQSLRGAVFWLVGDLSGARFGRWLCLVAIVLAAILAGWGRAFDRLALGSEHAWLLGEPVHRLRLGLVLLAAVATGAAVAEAGAVGFVGLVVPHLLRMFGVVRMRQQCWAVPLVGAALVVAADSLARGVAMPYELPVGAITALIGAPVFILLLIRQPR
- a CDS encoding cell division protein ZapB gives rise to the protein MSPPTTPTELPALLDALSDKADRLVLRHAELKRTNALLDERIRQLEAERDSLRARLHEARARVDHLLARLDPLAGVPATDPSA
- a CDS encoding TonB-dependent receptor domain-containing protein; translation: MKNHRSTKQRHDLRLPASPFASCFAASPGAACAAPRAPALRPPVMPMLGALALALLTGHAAHAQTAAAATALPPVVVSASGYPQSLSSALPSVSVITREQIEESGVQNLATLLQQAAGVQVTSNGGPGQSGNVFVRGFGGTDVLVLLDGVPINAQDTTGTSYLNNFTTDQIQRIEIIRGNVSAIYGSGAIGGVVLITTRKGAKTPQASVSVTAGSRNTATVSANASGEVGKTQLQAGISRYTTQGISSINPEQQSHVNPNANGYRNTTINGSIVQELTPGQSLGLRAFRSEGRASYDSYGAYASPTDTNLSSTTQSLYQLFSDNQLATNWTSHLSLSQQATANTVDNFSAYPYDINYRTRTQQLLWRNVVQLDSAWTATAGLDLQRQSITSLTGSINATSRNANAVFVGLNGAFSGNQIQLNLRHDSIGGYSGQNTGYLGYGHELGGGFKAIASYSTAFNAAPLGYLYAPYYGNPALRPEKAHSAEAGLQWSQGPNVLRATLFQTQATDQWIYDYNTSTFQNIASSRTRGLELTGRGAWHGWAYDANLTLQQPVNTSLPGDPTLQRRARSLANVSVNHAIGNVLYGATLHYSGPRWDNDANGNPTTLGAYTTVDLTASGPITPQWSWNARVQNLFDKKYQTAYSYNREPFGVFLGLTWRPLGS